The Mycolicibacterium doricum genome includes a region encoding these proteins:
- a CDS encoding primosomal protein N', with the protein MTKTRQPAEHEPIARVLPMLSVPHLDREFDYLVPAESSDDAQPGVRVRVRFHGRLVDGFLLERRSETDHPGQLGWLDRVVSPQQVLTADVRRLVDAVAARYAGTRPDVLRLAVPPRHAGAEKDPAADLPPVEASPIDLTAWQAYPRAEQFLRAVGDGRAARAVWQALPGERWATRLAEAAALTVASGRGVLAVVPDQRDVDALHAAAVPLLADDRVVALSAGLGPSQRYRRWLSVLRGGARFVIGTRSAVFAPVCNLGLVMVWDDGDDSLAEPRAPYLHAREVAMLRAHQLRCAALIGGYARTAEAQALVRSRWAHDLVAPRSAVRAAAPRVIALEDSGFEQERDPAARTARLPSVALRAARTALQAGRPVLVQVPRRGYLPALACGRCRAIARCRHCTGPLSLLERGGAVMCRWCGREEIGLRCCRCGSESVRAVAVGTRRTAEELGRAFAGTPVVTSSGEAVVAAVADEPALVVATPGAEPEPAAGYGAALLLDGWALLGRQDLRAAEDTLRRWMSASALVRPRADGGVVIVVAESAIPTVQALIRWDPLGHAELELDSRSEVGLPPAVHIAAVDGAFAAVTALLGAADLPDGAEALGPVDLPVGARRPPGTPADTPVSRMLVRVPRDRGLALAAALRRAAGVLSARHHTDPARVQIDPLHIG; encoded by the coding sequence GTGACCAAAACCCGGCAGCCGGCCGAACACGAGCCGATCGCGCGTGTGCTGCCGATGCTGTCGGTGCCGCACCTGGACCGCGAGTTCGACTACCTGGTGCCCGCCGAATCCTCCGACGACGCCCAGCCCGGCGTTCGGGTCCGGGTCCGCTTCCACGGCCGGCTGGTCGACGGGTTCCTGCTCGAGCGGCGTTCGGAGACCGACCATCCGGGGCAGCTGGGCTGGTTGGACCGGGTGGTCTCGCCGCAGCAGGTGCTGACCGCCGATGTGCGCCGGCTCGTCGACGCGGTCGCCGCCCGCTACGCCGGCACCCGACCTGACGTGCTTCGCCTGGCGGTACCACCACGGCACGCCGGCGCCGAGAAGGATCCGGCCGCCGATCTGCCTCCCGTCGAGGCTTCCCCGATCGACCTCACCGCCTGGCAGGCCTATCCGCGCGCCGAACAGTTCCTCCGCGCGGTGGGCGATGGGCGCGCCGCCCGCGCGGTGTGGCAGGCGCTTCCCGGCGAAAGGTGGGCGACCCGCCTGGCCGAGGCCGCGGCGCTGACCGTCGCCAGTGGCCGCGGCGTGCTGGCGGTCGTCCCGGATCAGCGTGATGTGGACGCCCTGCACGCGGCGGCGGTCCCGCTGCTCGCCGACGATCGGGTCGTCGCCCTGTCCGCCGGGCTCGGTCCGTCGCAGCGCTACCGGCGCTGGCTGTCGGTGCTGCGGGGCGGTGCCCGGTTCGTCATCGGCACCCGCAGCGCCGTATTCGCCCCGGTGTGCAACCTCGGGCTGGTGATGGTGTGGGACGACGGTGACGACAGCCTGGCCGAACCGCGGGCCCCGTATCTGCACGCGCGGGAGGTGGCCATGCTGCGCGCTCACCAGTTGCGTTGCGCGGCGCTCATCGGCGGCTACGCCCGCACCGCGGAGGCCCAGGCGCTGGTCCGCAGCCGGTGGGCACACGACCTCGTCGCGCCGCGGTCCGCGGTGCGGGCGGCGGCGCCACGCGTGATCGCCCTGGAGGACAGCGGCTTCGAGCAGGAACGCGACCCGGCGGCGCGCACCGCCCGGCTGCCGTCGGTGGCATTGCGGGCGGCGCGCACCGCCCTGCAGGCGGGCCGGCCGGTTCTGGTCCAGGTACCCCGGCGCGGTTACCTACCCGCGCTGGCCTGCGGGCGTTGCCGGGCCATCGCCCGGTGCCGACACTGCACCGGCCCGCTGTCGTTGCTCGAGCGCGGCGGAGCGGTGATGTGCCGGTGGTGCGGCCGCGAGGAGATCGGATTACGTTGCTGCCGTTGTGGCTCCGAGTCGGTTCGGGCGGTGGCGGTGGGAACGAGGCGCACCGCCGAAGAGCTCGGGCGCGCGTTCGCGGGCACACCGGTCGTCACCTCCAGCGGTGAGGCGGTGGTGGCTGCCGTCGCCGACGAGCCCGCGCTGGTGGTGGCCACCCCGGGCGCCGAACCAGAGCCCGCGGCCGGATACGGGGCCGCGCTACTGCTCGACGGCTGGGCGCTGCTCGGGCGGCAGGATCTCCGTGCGGCCGAGGACACCCTGCGCCGGTGGATGTCGGCCTCCGCACTGGTGCGCCCCCGTGCGGACGGCGGCGTCGTCATCGTGGTAGCCGAGTCGGCGATCCCGACCGTGCAGGCGTTGATCCGCTGGGATCCCCTGGGACACGCCGAACTCGAACTCGACTCGCGATCCGAGGTGGGGCTGCCGCCCGCGGTGCACATCGCCGCCGTCGACGGTGCCTTCGCGGCGGTGACGGCGTTGCTCGGGGCCGCCGACCTACCCGACGGCGCCGAGGCACTGGGACCGGTCGACCTCCCCGTCGGCGCGCGACGCCCGCCAGGCACACCGGCCGACACGCCGGTGAGCCGGATGCTGGTGCGGGTGCCCCGTGATCGGGGGCTGGCACTGGCGGCCGCACTACGCCGGGCGGCCGGCGTGCTGAGCGCCCGCCACCACACCGATCCGGCTCGTGTGCAGATCGACCCGTTGCACATAGGGTGA
- a CDS encoding LppX_LprAFG lipoprotein: protein MPSSPRHAAQALIVALLLAAAMFVAGCSSSSEDADRPLPDAAALLQDATQTTRDLQSVHLNLTVQGTIEQLPIESLQGDLTNTPAVAASGKADIVFLGQRLEGVEFVVADGNLYGAISAGSFQDFGPAADIYDAAAILSPDKGLANVLANFSDPKAEGRENVSGVDTVRVSGTVTAEAVNAIAPQIGATGPVPAVAWIEEEGNHNLAQVKLEPSAGNSVTMTLSDWGKQVTVTKPAV from the coding sequence ATGCCGTCGAGCCCTCGCCATGCCGCCCAGGCCCTGATCGTCGCCCTCCTCCTCGCCGCCGCGATGTTCGTCGCGGGTTGCTCCTCATCCTCGGAGGACGCCGACAGACCATTGCCCGACGCTGCCGCACTGCTGCAGGACGCCACGCAGACCACCCGTGACCTGCAGAGCGTGCACCTGAACTTGACGGTGCAGGGCACGATCGAACAGTTGCCGATCGAGTCACTGCAAGGGGACTTGACCAACACGCCGGCGGTGGCGGCCTCGGGCAAGGCCGACATCGTGTTCCTCGGCCAGCGGCTGGAAGGGGTCGAGTTCGTGGTCGCCGACGGCAACCTGTACGGGGCCATCAGTGCCGGCAGCTTCCAGGACTTCGGCCCCGCCGCCGACATCTACGACGCCGCGGCCATCCTCAGCCCCGACAAGGGCCTGGCCAATGTGCTCGCCAACTTCAGCGACCCGAAGGCGGAGGGCCGGGAGAACGTCAGTGGTGTGGACACCGTGCGCGTGAGCGGCACCGTCACCGCCGAGGCCGTCAACGCGATCGCCCCCCAGATCGGCGCGACCGGCCCGGTGCCCGCGGTGGCCTGGATCGAAGAAGAGGGCAACCACAACCTGGCGCAGGTGAAGCTGGAGCCCAGCGCAGGAAACAGCGTCACGATGACGCTGTCGGACTGGGGTAAGCAGGTCACCGTCACTAAGCCGGCGGTGTGA
- a CDS encoding riboflavin synthase, protein MFTGIVEEVGEVIGKHDLTDAARLVIRGPVVTADAGHGDSIAVNGVCLTVVEIQPGGVFSADVMGETLDRSGLGDVGVGSRVNLERAAAVNSRLGGHIVQGHVDGTGYVIARTPSEHWEVVRVALPTALARYVVEKGSITVDGVSLTVSALGHAAEEDWFEVSLIPTTRELTTLGSAPVGTRVNLEVDVIAKYVERLMSRPTD, encoded by the coding sequence GTGTTCACGGGAATCGTCGAAGAAGTGGGCGAGGTCATCGGCAAACACGACCTCACCGACGCGGCGCGGTTGGTGATTCGCGGACCGGTCGTCACCGCCGACGCCGGCCACGGTGACTCGATCGCGGTCAACGGGGTGTGTCTGACCGTGGTGGAGATCCAGCCGGGCGGCGTGTTCTCCGCCGACGTCATGGGCGAGACGCTCGACCGCTCCGGCCTCGGCGACGTCGGCGTCGGCAGCCGGGTCAACCTGGAACGTGCCGCCGCGGTCAACAGCCGCCTGGGCGGTCACATCGTGCAGGGGCACGTCGACGGCACCGGTTATGTGATTGCGCGCACACCGTCGGAGCACTGGGAAGTGGTGCGCGTCGCGCTCCCGACGGCGTTGGCGCGCTACGTCGTGGAGAAGGGGTCGATCACCGTCGACGGGGTGTCGTTGACCGTGTCTGCGCTGGGTCACGCCGCGGAAGAAGACTGGTTCGAGGTGTCGTTGATACCCACCACACGCGAACTCACCACCCTCGGCAGCGCACCGGTCGGCACCCGGGTGAACCTGGAGGTCGACGTCATCGCCAAATACGTCGAACGGCTGATGAGCCGCCCCACCGACTGA
- the rpe gene encoding ribulose-phosphate 3-epimerase → MAHPLIAPSILSADFTRLADEAAAVTGADWLHVDVMDNHFVPNLTLGLPVVKSLLQVTDIPMDCHLMIENPERWAPPYAEAGAHNVTFHAEATDNPVAVARDIRAAGAKAGLSVKPGTPIDPYLEILREFDTLLIMSVEPGFGGQKFIPEVLPKVGIARRLVDSGELKVLVEIDGGINEDTIAAAAEAGVDCFVAGSAVYSAEDPAEAVRSLRDRAAAASKHLF, encoded by the coding sequence ATGGCGCACCCCCTCATCGCACCGTCGATCCTGTCCGCCGACTTCACCCGGCTCGCGGACGAGGCGGCCGCGGTCACCGGCGCCGACTGGCTGCACGTCGACGTCATGGACAACCACTTCGTGCCGAACCTGACCCTCGGGCTGCCCGTCGTGAAATCCCTGCTGCAGGTGACCGACATCCCGATGGATTGCCATCTGATGATCGAGAATCCCGAGCGGTGGGCGCCGCCGTACGCCGAGGCCGGCGCGCACAACGTCACGTTCCACGCCGAGGCTACCGACAACCCGGTCGCGGTGGCCCGCGACATCCGCGCGGCGGGCGCCAAGGCCGGACTGTCGGTGAAGCCGGGAACCCCGATCGATCCTTACCTGGAGATCCTGCGAGAGTTCGACACCCTGCTCATCATGTCGGTCGAACCCGGCTTCGGCGGGCAGAAGTTCATTCCCGAGGTGCTGCCGAAGGTCGGCATCGCGCGGCGGTTGGTCGACTCCGGTGAACTCAAGGTTCTGGTCGAGATTGACGGGGGCATCAACGAAGACACCATCGCCGCGGCCGCCGAGGCAGGCGTGGACTGTTTCGTCGCCGGATCCGCCGTGTACAGCGCGGAGGACCCGGCCGAGGCGGTGCGTTCGCTGCGCGATCGGGCCGCCGCCGCCTCCAAGCATCTGTTCTGA
- the ribD gene encoding bifunctional diaminohydroxyphosphoribosylaminopyrimidine deaminase/5-amino-6-(5-phosphoribosylamino)uracil reductase RibD has protein sequence MTPEAAMALAVGQADRVKGSTYPNPPVGAVILDAHGEVAGIGATQPPGGPHAEVMALRRAGPRAAGGTAVVTLEPCNHHGRTPPCVDALLAAEVSAVVYAVPDPNPVAAGGAARLGESGVTVTAGVLGDAVAGGVLREWLHKQRTGAPHVTWKFATSVDGRSAAADGSSQWITSEAARADVHRRRAVADAIVVGTGTVLVDDPVLTARLPDGSLAEHQPLRVVVGEREISSDSRVMNDHSRTMVIRTRDPQEVLSALSDRTDVILEGGPTLAGAFLRAGAIDRIVAYVAPILLGGPVTAVDDVGVPSIAHAQRWRFDGITPIGPDVLLSLVPS, from the coding sequence ATGACTCCCGAGGCCGCGATGGCGCTGGCCGTCGGACAGGCCGACCGCGTCAAGGGCAGCACCTACCCGAATCCCCCTGTCGGAGCGGTCATCCTGGACGCCCACGGTGAGGTTGCGGGTATCGGAGCGACCCAGCCGCCGGGTGGCCCGCACGCGGAGGTGATGGCGTTGCGCCGCGCCGGCCCCAGGGCGGCGGGCGGCACCGCGGTGGTGACACTGGAGCCGTGCAACCATCACGGCCGGACCCCGCCGTGTGTCGATGCGCTTCTGGCAGCCGAGGTGTCGGCCGTCGTGTACGCCGTACCCGACCCGAATCCGGTGGCTGCCGGGGGAGCAGCCCGGCTCGGTGAATCCGGTGTCACGGTGACCGCCGGCGTACTCGGCGATGCGGTGGCCGGCGGGGTGCTGCGGGAGTGGCTGCACAAACAGCGGACCGGTGCACCGCATGTCACATGGAAGTTCGCCACCAGTGTGGACGGCCGCAGCGCCGCCGCCGACGGCAGCAGCCAGTGGATCACCAGCGAGGCCGCCCGCGCCGACGTACACCGCCGCCGAGCAGTCGCGGATGCCATCGTGGTCGGCACCGGAACGGTGTTGGTCGACGATCCGGTGCTGACCGCGCGGCTCCCCGACGGCAGCCTCGCCGAACACCAACCGCTGCGCGTGGTGGTCGGCGAGCGCGAGATCTCGTCGGATTCCCGTGTGATGAACGACCATTCGCGCACCATGGTGATCCGCACCCGCGATCCACAGGAGGTGCTCAGCGCGCTGTCCGACCGCACCGACGTCATCCTCGAGGGCGGTCCGACCCTGGCAGGTGCGTTCCTGCGGGCTGGGGCGATCGACCGGATCGTGGCCTATGTCGCGCCGATCCTGCTCGGCGGGCCGGTCACCGCCGTCGACGACGTCGGCGTGCCGAGCATCGCCCACGCCCAGCGGTGGCGGTTCGACGGGATCACCCCGATCGGGCCGGACGTGTTGCTGTCGCTGGTCCCCAGCTGA
- a CDS encoding RsmB/NOP family class I SAM-dependent RNA methyltransferase, giving the protein MTRPPHRPQRNRPQRRKPLDPARRVAFDVLRAVSERDAYANLALPATLNERRLDARDAAFATELAYGTCRSRGLLDAVIGSAAGRPVDRIDPVLLDLLRLGTYQLLRTRVEPHAAVSTTVEQAGIEFDTARAGFVNGVLRKIAGRDEQSWVAELAPPADSDPVGHIAFAHAHPRWVAQAFTDALGARAGELDALLASDDARPVVHLAARPGVLSAEELAAAVGGDVGRYSPYAVYLPGGDPGRLKPVRDGRALVQDEGSQLVARALTLAPVDDDRGRWLDLCAGPGGKTAMLAALAPGSITAVEPAPSRAEMVEENTRGLDVSVLRVDGRDPGVEPGFDRVLVDAPCTGLGALRRRPEARWRRQPGDVPGLARLQWELLASAIRLTRPGGVVLYATCSPHLVETVGVVADALRRHPVTALDTRTLFEPVADLGDGPYVQLWPHRHGTDAMFAAALQVI; this is encoded by the coding sequence GTGACCCGCCCGCCGCACCGCCCGCAGCGCAACCGTCCCCAGCGACGCAAACCGCTGGACCCGGCGCGCCGCGTCGCGTTCGACGTCCTGCGCGCGGTGTCCGAGCGAGACGCCTACGCCAATCTTGCGCTTCCCGCGACGCTCAACGAGCGCCGCCTCGACGCGCGAGACGCCGCGTTCGCCACCGAACTGGCCTACGGCACGTGCCGCAGCCGCGGCCTGCTGGACGCGGTCATCGGGAGCGCCGCGGGGCGTCCGGTGGACCGGATCGATCCGGTGCTGCTCGATCTCCTGCGGCTCGGCACCTATCAACTGCTGCGCACGCGGGTGGAGCCGCACGCCGCGGTGTCCACCACGGTCGAGCAGGCGGGCATCGAATTCGACACCGCCCGGGCTGGGTTCGTCAACGGGGTGTTGCGCAAGATCGCCGGCCGCGACGAGCAATCCTGGGTCGCGGAGCTGGCGCCGCCCGCCGACAGCGACCCGGTCGGGCACATCGCGTTCGCCCATGCGCATCCGCGCTGGGTCGCCCAAGCCTTCACCGATGCGCTCGGGGCCCGCGCCGGTGAGCTCGACGCACTGCTGGCCAGTGACGACGCCCGCCCGGTGGTGCACCTCGCCGCACGCCCCGGCGTGCTGAGCGCCGAGGAACTCGCGGCGGCGGTCGGCGGCGACGTGGGCCGCTATTCGCCGTACGCGGTCTACCTGCCCGGCGGTGACCCCGGCCGACTGAAACCCGTCCGCGACGGACGCGCGCTGGTGCAGGACGAGGGCAGCCAGCTGGTGGCCCGCGCGCTCACCCTGGCCCCCGTCGACGACGACCGCGGCCGCTGGCTCGACCTGTGTGCCGGCCCGGGCGGGAAAACCGCCATGCTGGCGGCGCTGGCGCCCGGATCGATCACCGCGGTGGAACCGGCGCCGAGCCGCGCCGAGATGGTCGAGGAGAACACCCGTGGCCTCGACGTGTCGGTGCTGCGGGTCGACGGCCGCGATCCCGGTGTCGAACCCGGATTCGACCGGGTGCTCGTCGACGCGCCCTGCACCGGGCTCGGGGCGCTGCGGCGGCGGCCCGAGGCCCGGTGGCGAAGGCAACCCGGGGACGTGCCGGGTCTGGCTCGCCTGCAGTGGGAACTACTGGCCTCGGCGATTCGGCTCACCCGCCCCGGCGGCGTGGTGCTCTACGCGACGTGTTCACCGCATCTGGTCGAGACGGTCGGCGTGGTCGCGGATGCGCTCCGCCGCCATCCCGTCACCGCACTGGACACCCGCACGCTGTTCGAGCCCGTCGCCGATCTCGGTGACGGCCCGTACGTTCAGCTCTGGCCACACCGCCACGGCACGGACGCGATGTTCGCCGCAGCGCTGCAAGTAATCTGA
- a CDS encoding MFS transporter, whose translation MPTGKFDQAVEPASSRSRRIAIGAGSLAVLLGALDTYVVVTIIRDIMFDIGIAINQIQRVTPIITWYLLGYIAAMPLLGRASDRFGRKFILQLSLAGFAVGSVITALSDDLIPMVVGRTIQGTASGALLPVTLALAADLWSARNRASVLGGIGAAQELGSVLGPLYGIGVVAALNTWQAVFWINVPLAAIAMVMIHFSLPGRQKSDEPERVDVMGGLLLALALGLAVIGLYNPAPDGEQILPTWGPPVLVGAAAAAIAFFVWERFARTRLIEPAGVHFRPFLAALGASLCAGAALMVTLVNVELFGQGVLGQDQNQAAFLLLRFLVALPIGALLGGWLAGRIGDRLVAFVGLLIAAGGYFLISRWPVDLLSARHDLGLISLPVLDTDLVIAGIGLGLVIGPLTSASLRVVPASQHGIASAAVVVSRMIGMLIGLAALSAWGLYRLNQHLQTLPFPPGADTLAERLAAEADRYRAAYVLQYGDIFIVTTIICVIGALLGLLISGRHEHADVSAVPGDVDSLRDADDEAPTQFINVSRHSGDAPTRAFGTGAGDQTTRIPRQAPAGRHRNED comes from the coding sequence ATGCCGACCGGCAAGTTCGACCAGGCCGTCGAGCCGGCGAGCAGCCGGAGCCGTCGGATCGCGATCGGTGCGGGCAGTCTCGCGGTGCTGCTCGGCGCGCTCGACACCTATGTCGTGGTGACGATCATCCGCGACATCATGTTCGACATCGGGATCGCGATCAATCAGATCCAGCGGGTGACGCCGATCATCACCTGGTACCTGCTGGGCTACATCGCGGCGATGCCGCTGCTGGGCCGGGCCTCGGACCGGTTCGGCCGCAAGTTCATCTTGCAGCTCAGCCTCGCCGGATTCGCGGTCGGCTCGGTGATCACCGCGCTGTCCGACGACCTGATCCCGATGGTCGTCGGTCGGACCATCCAGGGCACCGCCAGCGGCGCGCTGCTGCCCGTCACGCTGGCACTGGCCGCCGACCTGTGGTCAGCCCGCAACCGCGCTTCGGTACTCGGCGGGATCGGCGCCGCGCAGGAGCTGGGCAGCGTGCTCGGGCCGCTCTACGGCATCGGCGTGGTGGCCGCGCTGAACACCTGGCAGGCCGTCTTCTGGATCAACGTGCCGCTCGCGGCGATCGCGATGGTGATGATCCACTTCAGCCTGCCGGGCAGGCAGAAGTCCGACGAGCCCGAACGGGTCGACGTCATGGGCGGCCTGTTGCTGGCGCTCGCACTGGGCCTGGCGGTGATCGGCCTCTACAACCCGGCGCCCGACGGTGAGCAGATCCTGCCGACCTGGGGTCCGCCCGTGCTCGTCGGCGCGGCGGCCGCGGCGATTGCGTTCTTCGTGTGGGAACGTTTCGCCCGCACCCGTTTGATCGAACCGGCCGGTGTGCACTTCCGGCCGTTCCTCGCGGCGCTGGGCGCCTCGTTGTGCGCCGGTGCGGCGCTCATGGTGACGTTGGTCAACGTCGAACTGTTCGGCCAGGGGGTCCTCGGCCAGGACCAGAACCAGGCCGCCTTCCTGCTGCTGCGGTTCCTGGTCGCCCTGCCGATCGGGGCGCTGCTCGGCGGCTGGCTGGCCGGCCGCATCGGTGACCGGCTGGTGGCGTTTGTCGGCCTGCTGATCGCCGCGGGCGGGTATTTCCTGATCTCCAGGTGGCCGGTCGACCTGCTCTCGGCCCGCCACGACCTGGGCCTCATCAGCCTGCCGGTCCTCGACACGGACCTGGTGATCGCCGGGATCGGCCTTGGCCTGGTGATCGGACCGCTGACCTCGGCGTCGCTGCGCGTCGTGCCCGCCTCCCAGCACGGCATCGCGTCGGCCGCAGTCGTGGTGTCCCGCATGATCGGCATGCTGATCGGCCTGGCGGCGCTGTCGGCGTGGGGCCTGTACCGGCTCAACCAGCACCTGCAGACGTTGCCGTTCCCACCCGGTGCCGACACACTGGCCGAGCGGCTGGCGGCCGAGGCGGACCGCTACCGCGCGGCGTACGTGCTGCAGTACGGCGACATCTTCATCGTCACCACGATCATCTGTGTGATCGGTGCGCTGCTCGGATTGCTGATCAGCGGCAGGCACGAGCACGCGGACGTATCCGCCGTGCCCGGCGACGTCGATTCGCTACGGGACGCAGACGACGAGGCGCCCACCCAGTTCATCAACGTCTCGCGACATTCAGGCGACGCGCCGACCAGGGCTTTCGGCACCGGGGCCGGAGACCAGACCACGCGCATCCCGCGGCAAGCGCCGGCCGGCAGGCACCGGAACGAGGATTGA
- a CDS encoding acetamidase/formamidase family protein: MSGRHGCGRRGFLQTAVVGVGASAVLAACTKNASSADSAQLPYASIPVLQPGQGDRSGDHYLSSLPDQVLWGYVPTVHATPVLRMRSGQTVTIDAVSHEGILEDQGRNPVEYFGGLGVNESDVLEDAKTIAAEYNRTPRDFVKDGPHVVTGPIFVEGAEPGDVLKIETLQTLPRVPYGVVSSRHGKGALALTPDKVAPAGISLAEVMPPTGTDRRSDPDPTKWGGVSVFTPVEQGRGVMPVGAGGSVRFPLNPFMGMMGVAYAQDDGLNAPNANSIPPTIGGGNIDIKLLGVGSTFYLPVFAPGALFYVGDPHMAMGDGEVALTAMEGSLRGTFRLTVCKRGSGDAPSVAFRYPFAETEQAWIPIGLSDPDGAVGGQGSDLDVAMRRAVVNGLDYLERDRGMDRATAYAYLSAASDFTISQVVDRTVGVHGQIFKEHFAL; the protein is encoded by the coding sequence ATGAGCGGAAGACACGGCTGCGGTCGTAGGGGATTCCTCCAGACAGCGGTGGTCGGCGTGGGGGCGAGCGCGGTCCTCGCGGCGTGCACAAAGAACGCATCGTCGGCCGACTCCGCTCAACTGCCCTACGCCTCGATACCGGTGCTGCAGCCCGGGCAGGGTGACCGCAGTGGTGACCACTACCTATCCTCACTGCCCGATCAGGTGCTGTGGGGGTACGTGCCGACCGTGCACGCCACCCCGGTGCTGCGGATGCGCTCCGGCCAGACCGTCACCATCGACGCCGTCTCGCATGAAGGCATCCTCGAAGACCAGGGCCGCAATCCGGTCGAGTACTTCGGCGGCCTGGGGGTCAACGAGTCCGATGTCCTGGAAGACGCCAAAACCATCGCTGCGGAATACAATCGGACCCCCCGTGACTTCGTCAAGGACGGGCCGCACGTGGTGACCGGCCCCATTTTCGTCGAGGGCGCAGAACCCGGCGACGTGCTGAAGATCGAGACGCTCCAGACCCTTCCGCGGGTGCCCTACGGGGTGGTGTCCAGCCGGCACGGAAAAGGCGCGCTCGCGCTGACACCGGACAAGGTCGCGCCCGCCGGCATCTCGCTGGCGGAGGTGATGCCACCGACCGGGACCGACAGGCGGTCCGACCCCGATCCGACGAAGTGGGGTGGCGTGTCGGTGTTTACCCCGGTCGAACAGGGCCGCGGCGTGATGCCTGTGGGCGCCGGCGGGTCGGTGCGGTTTCCGCTCAACCCGTTCATGGGGATGATGGGCGTCGCCTACGCCCAGGACGACGGCCTCAATGCGCCGAACGCGAACTCCATACCGCCGACGATCGGCGGCGGGAACATCGACATCAAGCTGCTCGGCGTCGGGTCGACGTTCTACCTGCCGGTGTTCGCGCCGGGTGCGCTGTTCTACGTCGGGGATCCGCACATGGCGATGGGTGACGGTGAGGTGGCGCTGACGGCGATGGAGGGCTCACTGCGCGGCACCTTCCGGCTCACGGTGTGCAAGCGGGGATCCGGCGACGCGCCCAGCGTGGCCTTCCGCTATCCGTTCGCCGAGACCGAGCAGGCCTGGATACCGATCGGCCTGTCGGATCCGGACGGCGCGGTCGGCGGGCAGGGCAGCGATCTCGACGTCGCGATGCGCCGGGCGGTGGTCAACGGCCTCGACTATCTTGAACGCGACCGTGGGATGGACCGTGCCACCGCCTACGCGTACCTGTCCGCCGCTAGCGACTTCACCATCTCCCAGGTCGTCGACCGCACGGTCGGTGTGCACGGGCAAATTTTCAAGGAGCACTTCGCGTTGTAG
- the fmt gene encoding methionyl-tRNA formyltransferase translates to MRLVFAGTPEPALPSLQRLIGSPRHEVVAVLTRPDAAAGRRGKPSPSPVAQLALDHDIPVLRPPKPNSDEFVAELGEIAPDCCAVVAYGALLSERLLAVPAHGWINLHFSLLPAWRGAAPVQAAIAAGDSVTGATTFLIEPALDSGPVYGVVTETIRPTDTAGDLLARLADSGANLLESTLDGIADGRLQAVAQPTDGVTVAPKIPVEEARVRWDLPAHVVERRIRAVTPNPGAWTVIGDVRVKLGPVTVVSTDSADFAEPLDPGALRVLKDAVHVGTATKPVRLGTVQPPGKKPMNAPDWARGARLDASVSAQ, encoded by the coding sequence GTGCGTCTCGTCTTCGCCGGCACCCCCGAGCCGGCCCTGCCCTCGCTGCAGCGGTTGATCGGATCGCCACGCCATGAGGTGGTGGCGGTACTGACCCGCCCCGATGCAGCGGCGGGCCGCCGCGGTAAGCCGTCGCCGTCGCCGGTCGCCCAGCTTGCTCTCGACCATGACATCCCGGTGCTGCGGCCCCCGAAACCCAACTCCGACGAGTTCGTCGCCGAACTGGGCGAGATCGCGCCGGACTGCTGCGCGGTCGTCGCGTACGGCGCGCTGTTGTCGGAGCGGCTGCTGGCCGTCCCCGCCCACGGCTGGATCAACCTGCACTTCTCTTTGCTGCCGGCCTGGCGCGGTGCTGCCCCGGTGCAGGCCGCCATCGCGGCCGGTGACTCGGTGACCGGGGCCACCACCTTTCTCATCGAGCCGGCACTCGATTCCGGGCCGGTGTACGGGGTGGTCACCGAGACGATCAGGCCGACCGACACCGCGGGGGACCTCCTGGCCCGCCTCGCCGATTCCGGCGCGAATCTGCTGGAGAGCACGCTGGACGGCATCGCCGACGGCCGGCTGCAGGCGGTGGCGCAACCCACCGACGGCGTCACGGTCGCCCCGAAGATCCCCGTGGAGGAGGCCCGTGTCCGGTGGGATCTGCCCGCCCACGTCGTCGAGCGCCGGATCCGCGCCGTCACCCCGAACCCGGGCGCCTGGACAGTCATCGGTGACGTGCGGGTGAAGCTGGGACCGGTCACCGTCGTATCCACTGACTCCGCCGACTTCGCCGAACCCCTCGATCCTGGCGCGCTGCGCGTCCTCAAGGACGCGGTGCACGTCGGCACCGCGACGAAACCGGTGCGCCTGGGTACCGTCCAGCCGCCCGGCAAGAAACCCATGAACGCCCCCGACTGGGCGCGCGGCGCCCGCCTCGACGCGTCGGTGTCGGCTCAGTGA